One Candidatus Flexicrinis proximus DNA window includes the following coding sequences:
- a CDS encoding HAD-IA family hydrolase: MIKAVLFDMDNTLLRNPTQQFVSGYLEQVNDFFTTRWGVKPGTNLRQAVQTIMNSPRLIWQSNLEVYWDWIRPLWNGSIEELQTAFNEFYATGYQSLRSNTSPAPRGGEVIDRVRGAGYKVIIATNPVYPEEAIRQRLLWADLPGDFSYYDFVTTADNMHFAKPDPAYYAEILARTGLEPDEAIMVGDEPRYDSYAAGQIGLHTYNLTWETIGKLIDEIPKFQDLMPNPVAPHAIVPQWHGNLGALFGTIDDMPEHYWTQHPFEDEWSPLEIVCHLRDHEGSVQRLRLERILSEENPFLVQSPQPPQPGNMDDCANDGLEVAQCFLEERTITVNFVDSLRAAEWFRPARHSVFGPTTLLEMAYFTAQHDRLHLRQLCQTIGGCE, encoded by the coding sequence GACTTTTTCACGACAAGGTGGGGAGTCAAACCAGGAACGAACCTTCGGCAGGCCGTCCAAACTATAATGAACAGCCCACGGCTGATCTGGCAATCTAACCTTGAGGTGTACTGGGACTGGATTCGCCCGCTCTGGAACGGCTCAATCGAGGAGTTGCAGACAGCATTCAACGAGTTTTACGCCACAGGCTATCAATCCCTCAGGTCGAACACCTCCCCTGCCCCGCGCGGCGGCGAAGTCATTGATCGGGTGCGCGGCGCCGGGTATAAGGTAATCATCGCAACCAATCCGGTATATCCCGAAGAAGCGATCCGTCAACGGTTGCTCTGGGCGGACCTACCTGGGGATTTCAGTTACTACGACTTTGTCACAACCGCTGACAATATGCACTTTGCCAAGCCAGACCCGGCATATTACGCCGAAATCCTGGCACGCACGGGACTCGAACCCGACGAGGCCATTATGGTCGGGGATGAACCACGCTACGATTCGTATGCTGCGGGTCAAATAGGTTTGCATACTTATAATCTGACCTGGGAAACGATCGGAAAGCTAATCGACGAAATTCCGAAATTCCAGGATTTGATGCCGAACCCCGTGGCTCCACATGCGATCGTGCCTCAGTGGCACGGAAATCTTGGTGCCCTATTCGGAACTATTGATGATATGCCAGAGCACTACTGGACGCAGCATCCGTTTGAGGACGAATGGTCACCGCTAGAGATCGTCTGTCACCTGCGTGACCATGAGGGCTCGGTCCAGCGCCTTCGACTCGAACGCATTCTGAGCGAAGAAAATCCGTTTCTCGTCCAATCTCCACAGCCGCCTCAACCCGGCAACATGGACGACTGTGCCAACGATGGCCTCGAAGTGGCTCAGTGCTTCCTCGAAGAGCGTACCATTACCGTCAACTTCGTTGACAGCTTGAGGGCAGCTGAATGGTTCCGACCCGCGCGGCACAGTGTGTTCGGACCAACGACTCTGCTGGAAATGGCATATTTCACCGCACAACATGACCGACTTCACCTGCGTCAGCTGTGCCAGACAATTGGCGGATGCGAGTAG